In Tiliqua scincoides isolate rTilSci1 chromosome 1, rTilSci1.hap2, whole genome shotgun sequence, the following are encoded in one genomic region:
- the LOC136644111 gene encoding NACHT, LRR and PYD domains-containing protein 12-like, producing MDNSVREILYNALQELLEDQFKEFKWRLRNLDHKRKIPAAQLEKADKMDIVDLLCSFYGEDNAGNVCIGVLEALHLKGAAGNLREDIWNDHRPKEAREHEIMTSGWQHAQIMRNRDSQSITIPTLFKPDKCGLVPDTVVLQGAAGIGKTMTARKIMLDWACGELYQGMFDYIFYIHCREMNLNKKQSSIADLLFKQLPSEDAIRELLKNPQKLLFVIDGFDELRFCIDQPEDHLCNNPWKKQSVTIVLSSLFRRKMLPESRLLITTRPTALEKLSLLLGRSRYAEILGFSPEDRREYFHKFFPNKDQAEKAFRVAQQNETLFTMCFVPIVCWIICTVLKEELNGSEDLVQSSNTITAVYMRYLLTLLKPLKSQGKGLLRTNLRGLCSLAMDGIWKRQILFGEEVMQKYGLDQEDSLPLFLNENIFKRDIECICAYSFIHLSFQEFFAALSYVLEEEEDAMSLEKRIQHVRTLLESYRTSRHDLVLTIRFLFGLLNEEKRMKGLKKRLGWKMSQSVKELLLQWVKDTTKAKIVCGFSYKPELFGFLFEIQDEYFLNSSLNHVTEVKLSRIVLTEMEEVILAFCLKNCHHLEVLDAFCCSPVQDIFEKDARKVNQEDNEREELLSSSQIQSNQ from the exons ATGGATAACAGTGTGAGAGAAATCCTCTACAATGCCCTGCAAGAACTTCTGGAAGATCAGTTTAAAGAGTTTAAATGGAGGTTACGAAACCTTGACCacaagagaaaaattcctgcagCTCAGCTGGAGAAGGCCGACAAAATGGATATTGTGGATCTCCTCTGCAGCTTTTATGGAGAAGATAATGCAGGAAATGTTTGCATTGGTGTCCTTGAAGCTCTCCACCTAAAAGGTGCTGCTGGTAATCTCAGAGAAGATATATGGAATG ATCACCGACCTAAAGAAGCAAGAGAACATGAAATCATGACTTCAGGATGGCAACATGCTCAAATAATGAGGAACAGAGACAGTCAGTCAATTACTATTCCAACACTATTTAAACCTGATAAATGTGGGCTAGTCCCTGATACAGTTGTgctgcagggggctgcagggattgggaaaACGATGACAGCAAGAAAAATCATGCTGGACTGGGCCTGTGGAGAGCTTTATCAGGGCATGTTTGATTACATTTTCTATATTCATTGTAGAGAAATGAACCTCAATAAAAAGCAGAGTAGTATTGCAGACCTGCTTTTTAAACAGTTGCCCAGTGAGGATGCAATTAGAGAATTGCTGAAGAATCCTCAGAAACTCCTGTTTGTAATTGATGGGTTTGATGAATTAAGGTTTTGTATTGATCAGCCTGAAGATCACCTCTGCAACAATCCCTGGAAGAAGCAGTCAGTGACAATTGTACTGAGCAGTTTATTTAGGAGAAAAATGCTTCCTGAGTCTCGCCTGTTAATCACAACAAGACCAACAGCTCTAGAGAAACTCAGTCTGCTCCTGGGGAGATCACGTTATGCTGAGATCCTGGGATTTTCACCAGAGGACAGGAGAGAATATTTCCACAAATTCTTTCCAAATAAAGACCAAGCAGAAAAAGCTTTCAGAGTGGCCCAACAGAATGAAACACTCTTCACCATGTGCTTTGTTCCTATTGTATGTTGGATTATCTGCACTGTACTGAAAGAAGAGTTGAATGGAAGTGAGGATCTTGTGCAGAGCTCAAATACGATCACTGCCGTCTACATGCGTTACCTCTTGACGTTGTTAAAACCGCTCAAAAGCCAGGGAAAGGGACTTCTGCGAACAAACCTGAGAGGCCTGTGCTCTTTGGCTATGGATGGAATTTGGAAACGACAGATCTTGTTTGGGGAAGAAGTAATGCAGAAGTATGGATTAGATCAGGAggactccctccccctttttctgAATGAGAACATTTTCAAAAGGGACATTGAATGCATTTGTGCCTACAGCTTCATCCACTTGAGCTTTCAGGAGTTTTTTGCTGCTTTGTCTTACGtactagaagaagaagaagatgccaTGAGTCTTGAGAAACGTATCCAACATGTGAGAACATTGTTAGAAAGCTACAGGACCTCCAGGCATGACTTAGTATTAACAATTCGCTTCCTCTTTGGTcttttaaatgaagaaaaaagaatgaaggGCTTGAAGAAAAGGTTAGGATGGAAAATGTCACAGTCCGTTAAAGAGCTGTTGCTGCAATGGGTGAAAGACACAACAAAAGCAAAGATAGTTTGTGGTTTCTCATATAAACCTGAGCTATTTGGATTTTTGTTTGAGATTCAAGATGAATATTTTCTGAACAGCTCCCTGAATCATGTGACTGAAGTAAAATTAAGCAGAATTGTTCTTACTGAGATGGAAGAAGTGATCCTGGCATTTTGTCTTAAGAATTGTCATCACTTGGAAGTGCTGGATGCATTTTGCTGTTCACCTGTACAGGATATTTTTGAGAAGGATGCGAGAAAAGTCAATCAAGAGGATAATGAAAGAGAAGAACTACTCAGCAGCTCACAAATACAATCAAATCAGTAA